CGACGAGGTGGCCGATGACGAGGTACGCCACGGCCGCCACGCCGTAGCCCACCACCACCTGGACCCACTCCCGGTCGAAGGTGAACAGGTCGTAGGACCAGCCGGCCAGCCAGGTGGCGGCGTCGTGGACGAACTCCACGAGGCCGTTGCCCCGGTTGGCGTCGAGGAAATACAGCAGGATCCACAAGGCGATCACGAAGGCCAGCACGTCCGCCACCGCAGCGACGACCCGGCCGGCCTGAACGCCTCCGCGGGCGTGTACTCGGGTGTGTGTGCGCATGCTGCGCGTCTTGCCCCGACTGGGCGAAGCAAACCCGAACGGGTCCCCCAAGTGGCGGATCGCCGGGGCCCGGGTGACTCTGCGGGAGACACCTCACTCCCCGGAGGTCAACGTGTCCAAACCCAGCGAGTCCATACCCAGCGTGTCCATACCCGGAACTTCCCGGCTCCGCCGCGCCCTCACGGCGCTGCTCGTGTCCACCGCGCTGGTTGCAGGAGGCACCGCGTGCAGCAGCAGCAGCGCCGCCGGCAGCAGGGGCCAGCGCGAGGCGGTCCCCGTATCCGTGGCCGCGCAGCAGGCGGTTGTCGACGAGGCGCTCGCCGCGCAGGTGTTCGCCGCAGAGGCGGTGGCCGCGCGGGAGGTCACCGACGAGGTGCCCGCCGCCGAGCCCACGCCCAGCACCTCCGCGGAAAAGCAGAAGTTCTCCAAGGCGCGCTTCGTCGCCAACGCGGGGCTCGCGGCCGGGGCCACGTACCAGTGGATCATCAAGCCGTACCGCGCGGGCAAGTTCAAGAAGGGCGCCAAGGGCCGTACGTTCGCGCTCATCAAGGCGGGCCTCGCAGGCGCCTTCGCGTACAACCGGCTGAAGGCGGCGGCGGACAACGCCAAGGGCGACCCGCTGCTGTCGAAGGCGGTGGCCCCGCTGACGGCGGGCATCGCGTCCCTCAAGGGCCTGGGCTCCAAGCTGCGCAAGGGCGATGCGGGCGATGCCGACATCAGCTCGTTCGAGGGCGTCATCAACGGCGTCAAGGACGCGGGCCAGGGTGCGGGCGCCACGGTGACCGACAAGGTCCCGAGCCTCTCCCAGCTGAACGGCGGATAGGCCCTTCTCACGCCGCAGGCCGGCCGGGCAGCGCCGCCCGTCCGGCCTGCCGGTCTGCCCGCCTGTTTCAATGGGCGGATGATCGAGTTCCTGGCCCTCGCGGCCGCCGCCGTCGGCGTCGGATGGCTCGTCCGGCGCAGACACCGGCAACGGGTCGCCGCCGGGAGCCCGGACGGGATCCCGTGCATGGCCCGGCACCCGGCCGGCGCGGGCCGCTGGCGGATGGGCCGGGTGTTCCCCGGCCCCGGCGGGGCCCGCTGGGTGCCCCGGCGCGGTGAGCCCGTACCGCTGCCCGGCGGCCGGGCCACCGGGGTGCGGGCGCCGTCCGTGAAGGAGGGCATGTCCATCAATCCCGGATCGCGGATCGTGGCCTGCACGTACGGGACCGGCGGGGACGGCGGGACCGGCGAGGGCGGCGGCAGCATCGAGATCGCCGTCATGCCACTGGACCTGCAGGAGCTGCTGGAGGCCGTCCCGCAGGCGGAGACGGACGCGCCTTAGGCGTTGAGCTCCGCCAGGACGCGCAGGGTGTGCGGGTCCGGGGCCGTCAGGAGCAGGTCGGTGACCGGGCCCCCCCGCCACAGCTCGAGGCGTTCGGCGATCCGCTCGCGCGGCCCGATCAGGGAGATCTCGTCCGCGAACGCGTCCGGCACGGCGAGCACCGCCTCCTCCCGGCGCCCGGCGAGGAACAGCTCCTGGATGCGGTGGGCCTCCTTCTCGTAGCCCATCCGCGCCATCAGATCGGCGTGGAAGTTGCGGGCCGCGTGGCCCATCCCGCCGATGTAGAAGCCGAGCATCGCCTTGACGGGCAGCAGCCCCTCGGCCACGTCGTCGCAGACCTTGGCCCGGGCCATCGGGGCGATCATGAACCCTTCGGGCAGGTCGGTGAGCGAGGCCCGGTAGACGTCCGTGCGGGTCGGCGACCAGTACAGGGGAAGCCAGCCGTCCGCGATCCGGGTCGTCTGGGCGATGTTCTTCGGGCCCTCCGCGCCCAGCAGGAGCGGCAGGTCCGCGCGCAGCGGGTGGGTGATGGGCCTCAGCGGTTTGCCGATGCCGGTGCCGTCCTCCCCGCGGTACGGGTGCTGGTGGAAGCGGCCGTCGAGCGTGACGGGGGCCTCGCGGCGCAGCACCTGGCGGACGACGTCGACGTACTCGCGGGTCGCGGTGAGCGGGCTCGAGGGGAAGGGGCGCCCGTACCAGCCCTCGACCACCTGGGGGCCGGAGAGACCCAGGCCCAGCATCATCCGGCCGCCGGAGAGGTGGTCCAGGGTCAGGGCGTGCATGGCGGTGGCGGTGGGGGAGCGGGCGGCCATCTGGGCGATGGCGGTCCCGAGGCGGATCCGCGAGGTGTGCGCGGCGATCCAGGTGAGCGGGGTGAAGGCGTCCGAACCCCAGGCCTCGGCGGTCCACACCGAGTCGTAGCCGAGGCTCTCGGCCTCGGTGGCGAGGTCGAGGTGGGCCGGGTCGGGGCCGCGGCCCCAGTAGCCGAGTGCGAGTCCGAGGCGCATGTACGTCCCCTCCGCGATGCCGTGGTGGCGCCGTGCGTGCCGCGCCACAGCCGTATCTGACGATGCGTCAGGTGACTGTAGGGCAACGGCCCCCCGCCCGGAAGGGCGGGGGGCCGTCGGGGCGCTGCACCGGCCGTCGGGCGCGGGGTCAGCCGCGCTGGATGCCCGAGGTGTCGTTCAGGACGCCGCGGCGGCCGTCCTGGGTCTGGGCGATCAGCGTGGCGGGGCCGCGCTGGTCCACCGCCAGGTACCAGGTGCCCGGAGCGAGTTCGGCGATCGGGGTGGGGGAGCCGTCCTCGGGGAAGAGGGGGCGGGCCACCGGCACCGCGAACCAGAACGGGGTGAAGTCCCCCGCCGGGGCGGGCGCCTGGTCCTGCGGCGCCGGCGCCGGGGCCGGAGCCGGGGTCGGGGTGCCGCCGTACGGCGGGGCCGGCTGCGGGGTGGCCCCGTACGGCTGGGCCTGCTGGGCGCCCGGGTAGCCGTACCCGGTGCCGGGCTGGGGCTGGGCCCCGTACGGCGCGGGGGCGACGGGCTTGGCCTCCGGCACCAGCGCGCCGGCGAGCGCCGGGATCTTGCTGCCCGCGACGGCCACACCGGCCAGCGCGAGGGTGGCCAGGAAGGCGATGATGCAGCCCGCGCCGAGGTCGGCGCCGCGCGGGCTGGTGATCAGGGACCACAGGGAGGACCAGGCGGCCGCGACCGCGAGAACCGTCCCCCACGCGGCCAGGGGCAGGCCCGCGAGCTTTCGGGTCTCCGGCTGGAAGCGGGCCGCGATGATCAGGCCGGCCGCGATGAAGCCGAGCAGGAAGATGGTGGGAAGCGCCAGACGGTAGACGTCGGTGTCCCACACGCTCGGCAGGTCGAGGCCGGTCGCGGAGTAGAAATCGAGGAACGAGGCGATGAACAGCAGCGCCGCTGCTCCGATCACCACGCCGTCGCCTCGAGTGAGGGAGCGGATGTTCACGTCTTAGGTGTCCTTCTCGGTCTCGGTCGTCTCGTGGTGCCGCGGTCGCACGCGCAGGAGCGGGGCGGGCGGGACCATGGTACGGAGGTTCCCCGCGGCCGAGAGGATCGGGGCGGCAGGCTGTCCCGGTGGGACTACCCGCCCAAGAAGCCGACGATGCCGTCCGCGATGCCCTGGGCCGCCTTCTGCCGCCACTCCGGACTCGTCAGCAGCGCCGCGTCCTTGGCGTCACGCATGTTGCCGCATTCGATGAACACCTTGGGCTGTGTCGAGAGATTGAGTCCGCCGAGATCGTCGCGGACGACCAATCCGGTACCGCTGCCGAGGTAGTTGGCGGGGGCGGAGCCGGTGGTGCGGGCGAAGTTCGAGGCGATCCGCTCGCCGAGGTCCCGTGAGGGGCCGACGATCTTGGCGGTGTCCGCTGCGCCGCCCTTGACCTTGGCCGGGAGGATGATGTGGTAGCCGCGGTTGCCCTCGGAGACGCCGTCCGCGTGGACCGAGACCACGGCGGCGGCGGTGGCCTCGTTGCCGATGCGGGCGCGCTCGTCGATGCAGGGGCCGAAGGGGCGGTCGGCCTCGTGGGTGAGGGCCACCTTCAGGCCCTTGGCCTCCAGGACGGTCCGCAGCCGGCGGGACACGTCGAGGGTGAACTCGGCTTCCATGTAGCCGGAGTTGGTGGTGGTGCCGGTGGTGTCGCACTCCTTGCGGTTGGTTCCGATGTCGACCTTCTTGTCGATCTCGGAGGTGTGCTTGAAGTTGCCGGTGTTGTGGCCGGGGTCGATGACCACGGTCTTGCCGGCGAGCGGGCCCTTGGCAGGGCTCTTGGCGGGGTCCTTGGCGGGGTCCTCGGCAGGGGCGGAGCTCGGGGTCGCCGCCGCGGCGTCCGTGGGGGAGGCGGCCGGCATCACGATCCGCGGCGGGCGGGCGTCGTCCGCCCCCGCCCCGGTCGTCACCTGTACGAGGACCCACCCCGCCAGGGCGGTCGGGGCGAGCACGGCGGCTGCGACGGCGAGGCCGGAGCGGCGTGCGAACCACCGCCGCTCCGGGCTGACCGAGGAGGCGGACTCGGGGGATGGGGGACTGTCGTCGTAGGGCACGTCGCGATGCTAATCCGGCCACCGGCCGCCGGCGCGGACCGTGGGCCATCCGGG
The Streptomyces sp. NBC_01296 DNA segment above includes these coding regions:
- a CDS encoding LLM class F420-dependent oxidoreductase — protein: MRLGLALGYWGRGPDPAHLDLATEAESLGYDSVWTAEAWGSDAFTPLTWIAAHTSRIRLGTAIAQMAARSPTATAMHALTLDHLSGGRMMLGLGLSGPQVVEGWYGRPFPSSPLTATREYVDVVRQVLRREAPVTLDGRFHQHPYRGEDGTGIGKPLRPITHPLRADLPLLLGAEGPKNIAQTTRIADGWLPLYWSPTRTDVYRASLTDLPEGFMIAPMARAKVCDDVAEGLLPVKAMLGFYIGGMGHAARNFHADLMARMGYEKEAHRIQELFLAGRREEAVLAVPDAFADEISLIGPRERIAERLELWRGGPVTDLLLTAPDPHTLRVLAELNA
- a CDS encoding DUF5336 domain-containing protein, which gives rise to MNIRSLTRGDGVVIGAAALLFIASFLDFYSATGLDLPSVWDTDVYRLALPTIFLLGFIAAGLIIAARFQPETRKLAGLPLAAWGTVLAVAAAWSSLWSLITSPRGADLGAGCIIAFLATLALAGVAVAGSKIPALAGALVPEAKPVAPAPYGAQPQPGTGYGYPGAQQAQPYGATPQPAPPYGGTPTPAPAPAPAPQDQAPAPAGDFTPFWFAVPVARPLFPEDGSPTPIAELAPGTWYLAVDQRGPATLIAQTQDGRRGVLNDTSGIQRG
- a CDS encoding N-acetylmuramoyl-L-alanine amidase, translated to MPYDDSPPSPESASSVSPERRWFARRSGLAVAAAVLAPTALAGWVLVQVTTGAGADDARPPRIVMPAASPTDAAAATPSSAPAEDPAKDPAKSPAKGPLAGKTVVIDPGHNTGNFKHTSEIDKKVDIGTNRKECDTTGTTTNSGYMEAEFTLDVSRRLRTVLEAKGLKVALTHEADRPFGPCIDERARIGNEATAAAVVSVHADGVSEGNRGYHIILPAKVKGGAADTAKIVGPSRDLGERIASNFARTTGSAPANYLGSGTGLVVRDDLGGLNLSTQPKVFIECGNMRDAKDAALLTSPEWRQKAAQGIADGIVGFLGG